The window AGCGTTCTCGATCATGTCCTGCAGCTGAATCAATTGCTCTTCGACGGGCCCCTGGATTGTGTCCGCGGTGAGGTTGGTGTGGCAATTCTGGCAGATGTCCGCGGAAGCGTAGAAGGTGTGATTGGTCCCGCCAAGGTTGTAGGCCAGGTCCGGGGGCGGAGGCGTCTCCTCCATGTGGCAGGTGACGCAGGTGTCCTGGACATTCGAGGTCAGAGAGTGGTTGGCACGCTGGCCAACCTCGACCAGATAGGCGTTCTGTCCCATCAGGACGTCGGTCTGGACACCGCCGTGCGGGGCACGCGCCGCTTCCGAAGTTCCGTAATACTGGTTGAAGGTGTCGTCGTTTCGCAGGCCGCGACGGCTGTTGTGGCAGGTCATGCAGATGGCACCGCGGCCGACATCGGTGGCGGTGAAGCCGGCGATCAGCGGCGGCGTGTCGCCGCTGATCCGCACCGTGGCATTGGTGCCGGTGCCGGTAGTAGTGCCGATGGCGTGCGGATCGTGGCATGTCTGACAGGTCTGCGGGTGGGTCTCGTCCTCGGTCCAGGTGACCTCGACGTCATCGAGCGGATCGCCCGGTTCCTCACCAGTGAGAACCGGCAGCCAGGCCAGGAAGCCGTTGCCGGTGTGGCAACGCGAGCAGCTGCCGCTCGATCCCTCGTCGATAGCCAGCTCGTAGTTAGCGTGCGGGCTGAGCTGCCACTGCTGGAATCGGGCGTGCCGCAGCGGCTCGCCGTGGCAGGTGGCGCACACGTTTGCCGAGAGGCTCACTCGCGGCTCACCCTCCGGATCGTCCGGCAGGTGCGCGCCGCCGACCTGTGGACCGTGGCAGTTCTCGCACTGGATGTTGGCAAGCCTCGCCGTGTGCGGATACTCCTGAAGCACCGCCGTCCAGTTGTCGCCGGGGTTGTTGATCAGGCCGGAATCGAGGAAGGCCTGGTAATCCGTCGCCTCATCGACTCCGTCGTTGTCGGCGGTGTGGTCGAAGCCGACCGTGTGGCAGGCGAAGCAACCTTCACCGTAGTGAGTGCTGGTGTCGAGCTGGCTGCTGAAGATTTCGGCGTGACCCGTCTGTGCCCACGGCGTGAAGGTGTCCTCGGCGACCTTGTCGTTGTGACAACCGGTGCACGAGCTGTCGGCGATTGGCCGACCCTCTTCGTCCTGATCGACAATCACTCCCAACCACGTACCGGCGTACACCGGCATCGTAATCAGTTCATCTGTTTCGTTGTCGGTCACCATGATCGAGTAGTGGCCGCTCACATCCGGGACGAACTGTGGATTCTGGGACGAGTCGTCTATCAGCGTCGCACCGGAGCCGCCAGGCGCGGACAGGGTCCAGTCATAGGTGTCCTGGTCCTTGCCATGCAGGAGCACCGGAACTCCGACCGGCACATTGAGCAGACCGGTCGAGACCTTCCACGGGACCGCGGCGACGATGTCTCCCTCACCGTGGTAGGTGCCCGAGCTGGTCGTTACCGTGACCTCCAAAACCGTGGCCGCCGTGTGTTCGAGGGCGAACGGGTTGACGCCCACGACCTGGAACCGGTTCTGCAAACCGGCCGGGAACTCGCCCTCCGGCAGCGGCACGTTGGGCGGTAGCTGCTCCTCGGTGATCGGCGGCTCCATGAGCACATGTATAAGGTAGTCCTTGTAAGCCTGTTCACTCGGGAAAGTCACGGTTATCGTCTGACCGCTGGTCCCGCTGAGCGTGACCTCGGCACCGCCCACCTGCATCCACGAAGTGGACTGTACTGTCGAGCCGTCGTTGATTGTCACGTTGGCGGTAGCCTGGACGCTGCCACCCGGCTCCGCAATGCCCGACACGTCGACGGACACTTCAACTGGGTCCTGTGCCTGGACGATCGCAGCGACCGAGACGACCGCCAGCACCGTCAGAGCGACCCGTGCATACCCATATATTCTTGACTTCGGGATCATTTTTCCGTCCTCCCTCAACCACTTGTGATTGCGCGATTGCCACATCCATCGATAAATGAGAATTCGCTCACTTGTCGGAATATACAACATCGAATTTTACAATTCAATGACAATCTCAATTTGAGAATTGTTCGCAATTGTGACATCTGAGGTCAGCATTCGCGGAGAAATCAGGAATTCGGACAGATACGGAAAGACGACACAAACACCCCCATCGAACCGTAACCACATATCTCGCTCTTCAGCGGCTCGATCGAGTGCCGCCTTGTGAAGTTCGAGCTCCACGAGGGCGTGAAGAAAACGCATAGAGTGCACGGAGCCCAGAGACGCCGCGGATCGACGCAGATGAACGGAGACAAGAAAGCGTTCAATGACCTGCGTGATGGGCGGTTCTCGTCAGGCCCCTACCTCAGTTCTTGAAGCTCGTCTTGGAGGCGGTCGACGAGGCCATTCATCTCGGCGACGAGGGCGTCGGTCGGTTCAGTGGTTGAGAAATCGACGCCAGCCTTCTGGAGCTGGATTATGGGGTGGTCGTTTCCCCCCGAACGCAGCAGCTCGAGATAGGCCTCAACGACGGCAGACCGCGTCCGCCCGTCGCCTTCGGTCATATGTCGATGGAACATCACTGCTGCCGCTTTCGAGGTGGCGTACTGGAAGACGTAGAACGGTGAGCCGAAGAAGTGCGGGATCCGTGCCCACGTGTTCCGGTACCAATCCTGATCGTCGAGTGCGTCACCGAAATAATCATTGAGGACCTCGAGGTAGATTTCCTGCAACACCTCTGCCGTGATCGGTCCGTCGCCTTCGACCATCCGGTGTGCCCGCAGCTCGAAGTCGGCGAACATCGCCTGGCGGTAGAAGCCGGCCGCAATGTCGTCGATTGCGTGCTGGAGCAGGGTCACTCGGCGGGCCGGTTCGGTCTCCTCGTCGAGCAGGCGGTCGAGGAAGAGTGATTCGTTGGTCATCGATGCCACCTCGGCGACAAAGATCGAATAGGACGAGGTGGCGAAGGGCTGGCTTTCGTGGGAGAGCACGGTGTGCATCGTGTGGCCCATTTCGTGGGCGACGGTGAAGGCGTCGTTGAGAGTGTCGGCGTAGTTGAGCAGCATGTAGGGGTGGACGCCGTACACACCGGCCGAGAATGCCCCTGATCGTTTGCCCTCGTTTTCATAGACGTCGATCCAGCGCTCGGAAAACGATCGCTCGACTGTCCGTTGGTACTCCTCGCCGAAGATGGCCACCGAGGCGACGATCCGGCGTCCGACATCATCGTACGGGAGCATCCAGTCAACCTCCACCAGTGGCAGGTAGGCGTCGAAGTAGCGGTAGCGGTCGAGCTCGAGGATCTGCTTCCGCAGACTGTGGTAGCGCTGGAGAGCCTTGCCGCCGGATCGCGCTTTGCCAATGAGATTCTCGACAACCGCGAGCGGGATATTGTCGTCGTCGAGCTTTGCCTCGATCGCTGATTTGTAGCGCCGCGACCTCGCGACGAACCAGTCCTTCTGCAGGACCCCGTTGTAAATCGCGGCGTAGCTGTTCGGAAAGTTGTCATAGACCGTGAAGTGCGCCTTGAAGAGCTTCTCGCGATCCGCCTGCTCGCGCAGGGTGTGAAGCCCCTGCGTGTAGTTGGCGTGGCTTGCAACGATTTCGGTGCCGTCCGACAGGGTGACGGTGGGGAAGTCGACGTCGGCGTCGGCCATCATCGAGTAGGTCTGCGAGGGGGTACCGTTGAAGGTCGAGGCAAAGGCCAGCAGACGCTCGCCATCCTCGTCGAGAACGTGGCGCTGCATGCGGAAGCTCTCCTCGATGCCAAAACGGTAGGGGGCGAGCTCGGGCTCTTGGTCGAGCCATTCATGCACGGTCGCTTCGGGGATCTCGAGCAGCTCCGGCGTGTACCAGGCGGTCGCCTGATGAAAGGCGGCGAGCGCCAGCCGGACCTTCTCGAGCCTGGCCTGGACGGTGTTGTCGCGCGTGTCCTGACTCTGCATCAGCGCTGGATACTGGTAGACGCGATACGCGAGCTGACCGAGCTCGTCGGAGAGTCTGCTGGCTTTCAGAATCTGCTTCGGCCCATTCGCAAGGGTGCCCTTGAGCTCTCCATAGGAGTCCATCAGCTGCTGCAGTCGCTCGAGCCCATCGGACCACGCGTCCCAGTCCGGGTAAATGTGGCTCAAGTCCCATGTGTACCGCTCGGGGATCAGGGCGCGATCTCGGCTCGCGGGCTTGAAGCCGTCCGATGTGTTCATGCCGGTGTTCTCCTCGATGTGTGCCGTCGTCTCTGGCGGTCAACGCTGGAGGCCGTGCGCCGCATTCCCCTCCCTGGCCGGTGTGCGGCGGCCGGTCGGACGGCGGACCAACACCGGGTTGAGAACGACCTCGATCTCGGTCGCCTCGCCGTCCACCACGGCAACGGCTCGAATTTCCCGGGCACGATAACCGGTGGCCTCGATTCTGAGGTCGTAGAGGCCCGGCAGCAGGAGCCGGTGAAAATCGCCGACTGCCGGATCGGTTCGCGCTTTCGAGCCATCCTCTTCGCGGTCGAGGCCCAGCACCTTGATGGTGGCTGCGAGTGGCTTGCCGCTGGGATCGGTCACCACACCGCGGATCCCTCTGTGGGCGTGAGCAACGAAATCGAGCAGCGCACGCCGGTTCCACTGCCACATGTCGTCCAGCATCTCCGACCGCAGGAGCTTGGCCTTTGAGAGCTCGATCGTGACCTCGCGGCCGCCGTGGAAAAAGGTCACGAAATCCTGACGGCTGCCGTGGGTTTCGTACCAGTCCCAGCCGTTGGTGATGCCATTGTCGAAGTCGACGAGATAGCCTCCTGGGCTGTCGCTTTGAGCCAAGTCTGCCCAATCGCGTGCAAGAGCCTGAAACCAGAGGTCATCCGGATGGCGTCGCGGGACGGAGTCCCAGGGATAGTTCACGACCTCTGCTCCGTCGTGGAAGTTCGCCGACAGGGCGAAGCTCCGGGTTTCGGCGAGCGCCATCATCGCTTCGGTTTCGGGCCACCAGGGATTCCCGTCCGGATGGTTGTCGTCGTTGAAATCGGGGAAGTTTCGGTTTGCATCGACCGCCGATGCGGCTCCGGTGTCGGTGGTGAAGAATCGGATCGCGCCAGCCACGGTGTCGTCACCCTGAAAGTAGGTGCCGTCGGGATTGGCGAGAGGATTGATCCAGATTTCGGTCTCGTCGACCAGAAAGCTGACATCGGGGTCAACACCGTAGTCCCGGATGAGATGATCGATGACGCGAAGCATGAGCGCAAAACCCGACGTTTCGTCCCCGTGCATGGACGAGGTGAGCAGCACCTCCGGCTCGTCCTCTTGGTGGTCGGGGTTGTCAGAAATGACGAGTGCCAGGAGCCGATGAGGTCGGGTGGTGTTCGCCGTCGGGCCGAGTTCGACGAGTCGGCATAGGTTGTGGTATTTGGCAGCGTAGCCCAGCATCAGGGCCTCGTACTGCTGGTAGGACGGGTAACAGTTCCACGATCGGTTGTCGTCCTCCGCCCAACCGTCGCCGCACATCGTCGGACTCTGTGCCTTCACTGGTGCGGGCAAGATCTGCCAGCTCCAGCCCGCGGCTTCGACGGCTTCAAGCTGACGGGCAGTTGCCACAGCCCGGACCTCGTTGCCTCGCACGTCTTCGATGCTGATCATCCGGGTCAGGCGGGCAAGCTCAGAGCGGTCGCGGATCTCGATGCGAACTGTGACTGACGGGTCGTGAACGGGTGTTCGATCACCGTCGCCCGCCGCGGTGGCGGCAAATGCTGCCAAGCAGAAGAGGAGCACGAGCAATGAGTTACGAATGGACACCTCTTTGATTTTACGACACGGTGATGGCCCTCGCCTCAACGATATCGATGCGGCAGTTCGAAAATCGTCGAGGTGCTGACGGTGACGGTGATTCCCGAACCGTCGCTCGGCAACGCTGCGTCGATCCGCAGCAGCGCGCTGCGGCCGATGTGAGAGAGATCGAAGAGAAGTCCCACTCCGGCGTCGAATTTGATCCCATCGGTGTCATCTCCGACGATCGCATCCCAGGTGATGCCGGCGTCTCCGAAGACAACGCAACCGAGCGAGAACAGGTTGAGAATATCCTCCTTGATCAGACGACGCCACTGCAGGTTGAAAACGGCGCGGCCGGTGCCGTCGAAGAAGTCCGGATCCCAGCCTCTCAGGCCGAGATCTGCGCCGAGCGCCAGCTGCCGGTCGCGATCGAGGCGGCGCGAGTCTTCGACCAGCAAGCGTGTTCGCAAGCCGCGGACGCCGAGTTGAGCTGCGCCGATCTGGACCCCGCCCACCAGGTTGTGGGCTTGGCCGTCTTCGAGCCGTCCGGAAAACCATGCATCGCCGAGGACGAGCCAATTCCCGAACAGCTTCGCCAGATGCAGGTTGCCGGACGTGAGGAGACGTTCGCGGTCGCCGCCAAAGGACGGGGAGGAGTACACGCTGTTCAGCGCAAAGTTGGGTCCGAGGGCTACGTCCTCCTGCACGGTCCAAGCGTGAAAACCCCTAACCACGATGAATCGATCGGCTATCTGCTGGAAGGACAGGCGAGGGCCCTCGATGAGACGATCTTCGGGCGGCTGGTACGGTTCACCGGTGTTTTCACGCATCCAGTCCGAGTAAAGGTCCTTGCGGTACTCCCACCCCGCCACGACGCGGCGGGTGATGTCGCCGCCCGCCGGCAGACGACCGCCTCCCCAGATGCTGACCTCCTCGGTCTCGTGCAGTCCTTCGACGGCCGACGCAGAATGCGAGTAGAGGTGATTTACAGACTTCTGGCGGCTTCCGGAAACGCCCCACGTCCATGGCGTCGTGAGGGAGTAGAAGGGCCTGTCAACCACGATTCGGTCGAGAAAACCGTCGGAGAAATCGGCATGGGTCAGGCCAATCCGCCACCGGCTGTTGAAAACATTCGGGTCGAAATACTGGATCGCCCAGCCGTCCCGCTCGTCGTCGGACTCGTAGGCCACACCGGCATATTTCCCCCAGCCGAAGAGATTCTCCTCCTCGATGTCGATTTGAAAGCTCGATCGGCTGCCGAAAATGCCGAGCTTGGCGCCCACCTTGAGAGTCCATTGGTCGTGCGTCCTCACCAGAAGCTCGACACCATCACCGGACTTCGTGGCGATGATGTCCACCGGATTCATGATGCCGAGACTGCGGAGAATGCGTGCGCTTTCCGCGGCGGCGCTTGCCGAGTAGAGATCTCCCTCCTCGAACAGGAGCATCGAACGGATGAAATCTTCCTTGCTGACGACGTGCAGGGCGTTGGCCCAGCGATAGAACCAGGCGTTGGTGTCGGGGTCAGAGGTGTCGAAGATGTTCGAACTCTCGATATGGATGGCGACAATCGGCAGGCCATCAAGCGCAGGATTGCCGTCCTCACCGGAGACTTGGGTCCCGAAAATAGCGAGGACGAGGAAAAAGATGAGGGCGCGCCGGGAAATGTTGGTCACCGCGTTCGCCGTTTGCGTTCGGCCTCTCGTTCCCGCACCAGCTCCGCAACTTGGCGGATGCGTTTCTTCTCGCGCAATTCACGCGCCTTGCCGGCTCGCTTCCCGACTCCCTGGAAGACCTGGCTGAGCTTGAGCAACAACTTGAGGTGCCCGACCGCGGACGGCAGTTTGGTGTTACGGACCTTGCAGCCCCAGAGCTTTGTGCCGGTCAGATTCGCTTTCGTGAGATCGGCGTTTCGCAGATCTGAATAGCGAATGTCGGCCTGTCCGAGATCGATGCCTACGGCGTCGGTGAATCGAAAATCCGCTCCCAGCATCTTGGCGCCGGATGCCTTGACCAGAATCATATTGGTCCCGGAGAGATCGGCTCCCTGGGCGACCGAATCCTCGAGATTCGCCTGCTTGAAGTTGGCGTGACGGGCGCTGGCATCGACTAGGTTGGCGCGGCTCAGATTGGCGCCTTCAAAGACCGCGTGCCGGAGGTCCGCCTGTTCCAGGTTTGCCTCGCGAAAATCGGAAGCGCGCAGCTCACAGCGCGAGAAGACGGCCTTGCGCAGGTTGGCGTGGGCGAACGACACGCGCCCCAGGCTGGGCGATCGGAAGTCGAGTTCCGCGAGTTGGGCGCTGACCAGATTGCAGCCATCGAGGATAGCCCCGATGATGCTGGAGTGGCGCAGATCCGCGCCCGACAGGTTGGTGCGGATAAAGCTCACCTTTTCCAGGTCGGTGTGACTGAGGCTCGCCCCCTCGCACTGGGCTTCGTCGAATATTGCCTCACAAAGCACGGAGCCGTGGAAATTCGAATTCCTCAGCGCCGCACCACGAAAGTTTGCCCGCTGCAGACGGCAGTTCTTGATCTGGGCGTTGTCGGCCTGAGCTTCTGAAAAATCGGCGCCTTCCATGTTCAGGTTTTCGAGCTCGACCCCGTCGAGGATGGCCGCCGCCCCCTGAATGCCGCGCATCACTGTGCCGTCGAACCGGCCGCCGCGCAGCGACGTCCCCTGCAGCTTCGCCCCGGACAGGTCGGCCTCGTCGAAGAGGGCGCTCTCCATCTGTGTTTGCGAAAGATCAGCACGGCGAAGGATGGTTCGTGTCAGATTGGCGCCGCGCAGGGTGGATCTGTGGAGGGAGGACCCCGACATGTCGAGATCGGTGAGGTCGAGGAAATCAAGCTGGACGCTTTCAATCTTCGCCTCTTTCAGCGATGAATTGGTCAGTCGGGCTCCCTCGAGAATGGCCCGTGAAAGATCGGCTCCGTCGAGCTGCGCTCCTGTGAAGTCAGCCCCACGGAGGTGCGCTTTGGTGAAATCGAGCCCCCGAAGATCCATCCCGGTGAGCTCGGCGTCGATCAGGTCGGGCGCCAGGGTCGGGTTTGCCTTGCGCCAGTCGTTCCACCGGCCGGCGCGCAGCTGGTTGAGATGTTCGGGGTTGGCCATACAGAGTCTCCTGGACTGCGGGTGCAGCTTCCATTATACGGCGAAGGTGAAAACCGGACGTTTGGACGCTGAAACGTTTGCACGTCAAATCGTTGAACGTTTCGACGGACTCCGGCTCGAACGGGCCTTGAAACGAGGAACAAACGTTCCAACGTTCGAACGTGTAACGTTCTAACGAAATTGATGCCGAGTTCGATATTGGCTCGGTGTCAGCCCTACCGTTCTTCGGAACACCCTCGAGAATGCGCTCTGGTCGAAGTATCCGCAGGTAACGGCAATATCCGCGATCGGGACCAAGCTCCTCCTCAGCATTTCGGACGCCACGTCAATCCGCTGTTTGGTGATGAACTGGCTTGCCGTGATCCCGAAAATCGCACGCAGGCGGCGGTTGAGTTGATAAACGGAGAGGCCCGAGACCTCGGCCAGGTCCTGCACCCGAAGGGCCGAACCGAAGCCGGATCGCACGTGCTCGAGTGCCGCCGCCACCTCGGCGAGGTGGTCGGTCTCACGACCGGGAGATTGGAGGTCTCGAGAGATTCCCGCGAGACCGGCCACCCGTCCGTCAGATCCGGGAATCGGGATCTTGTCGGTCAGACACCAGCCTTCGAGGCGGGTCGGATAGAGGTGCATCTCCAGGTTCTGTGATATCGCGATTCCGGATTGCAGGACCCTGTCATCCTGCTCGAAGAAACGATCGCCGAGAGGTGGGGGAAACACACTCCGCGTGGTTTTGCCGAGAAGGTCCTCCTTGGACCTTCTGCCACAACGGTCGACCAGAGTCCGATTGACCATCACGTAACGGGCCTCCCGGTCCTTGATGAAGAAGACCACGTCGGGAATCCGATCGAAGAGCGCCTCGGAGTAAGAAGAGGCCTCGATGAGGGTGCGGAGATCGGGTGTCACAACATTTCCGTTTATGCTGAATCTGAAGTTCAGCCTCGTGAATCATACTAGACCAAATGTTTGTTTTGAAGCATCTTATGAAATGGTCGCCATGGCTATGATCGCATTCTCTGCAGTTGTCGAGCGTGGGATTGGAAAGATTTTCAATATCCAGCGCTGCTCGGTGCACGACGGTCCCGGTATCAGAACAACGGTCTTCCTCAAGGGCTGCCCGCTCGCCTGCTCGTGGTGTCACAACCCTGAAGGCATCGACGACGCCTCAGTCCTCATGATCAGCGAGGAACGGTGCATCGGCTGCCGGGCGTGTGTCGAGGTTTGCCCGATCGAATCTGGTGGAGCGGCGCCGGCCGGAGAGGCCTGGGAAAGCGAGCTCTGCACGCGGTGTGGATCGTGCGTCGGTGTCTGCCCTGCGGAAGCTCGCGAGATCGCCGGGCGCGGAATTACGGTTGGCGAACTCCTCAATGAGATCGAGCGTGATCGGCCGTTCTACGATGCGTCCGGAGGCGGCGTGACCTTTTCGGGCGGTGAACCGCTCGCCCAGCCCGAGTTCCTGGAAGAGTGCCTGCGCGAATGCGGCAGGCGAGGGTTCCATACGGCGGTGGACACCTGCGGATTGGCGCCGCAGAAGACCCTCCTCGAGGTGGCACAGCTTGCGGGTCTCGTGCTCTATGATCTCAAACACATGGACCCGGAACGTCACCGAGCCGAGACCGGTGTCGAGAATCGGTTGATTCTCGATAACCTCCTGGCGATGAGCGAAACTGATGTCGAGATCTGGATCCGTCTGCCCCTGATTCCCGGCTTCAACGACGACCGCGCGAATGTCGCCCGAACCGGGGAGTTCCTCGAGGATCTGCCTCGCAGACACCCGGTGATCGTTCTGCCCTACCACAACACAGCGCTCGGCAAACGGAAACGGTTGCAGGAGCCTATTGGGGAATGCTCTCTGCGGGTCCCTGCAGAAGAAACCCTCGACGCGGTTGTCGAAGCATTGTCGCAGTACCGCCTCGATGTGACCGTTGGAGTCAGGCCATGAAAGACCGTGTGCGGACACTCAGACAAAGAAGCCTGGACACGCACCCCTCGGTTTCGATTGAACGGGCAGTGCTACTGACGGATTTCTACCGCGAGAATATCGGCAGATATCCACAGGTCGTGTTGCGAGCCAGGGCCTTCCATCATCTGTGTGTCAACAAGACAATCTATATCGGCGATGACGAGCTGATCGTCGGTGAGCGGGGCTGCGCACCCAAGGCGACGCCGACCTATCCCGAGATTACCTGTCACAGCGGCGAGGATCTCCGAATCCTCGACAGCCGTTCTTTGACGAGCTACTCCGTAGCGGATGAGGACATCGAGCGCTACGAGCGTGATGTCATTCCCTTTTGGAGGGGGCGTTCCCTCCGGGACCGGATATTCAATCTGCTGCCGGACGAGTGGCACGAGGCTTTTGCGGCGGGGGTCTTCACGGAGTTCATGGAACAGCGTGCACCTGGCCATACGGTAGGCGACGGCAAGATCTTCGAGAAGGGCATGCTCGACTTCAAGTCGGAGATTGCACGTGCAACTGCTGCTCTCGACATCGCCTCCGATCCGGAGGCTCTCAAGAAGAGGGATCAGCTCGAGGCGATGGACATCGTCGCTGATGCGATCATCCTCTTCGCCGAGCGCCATGCCGAGAAGGCGGAGGCAATTGCCTCGGCCGAGGAGGATCCGCAGCGTTGCGCCGAACTTCAGCGGATCGCCGAGATCTGCCGGCGGGTGCCGGCGCACGCCCCGCGTGACTTCTGGGAAGCGCTCCAAGCCTACTGGTTCGTCCATCTCGGGGTGATCACCGAGCTCAACGGATGGGACGCGTACAACCCGGGGCACCTCGACCAGCATCTCGAACCGTTCTACTCGACGGGAATCGATGACGGCACCCTCGATCGCGAGACCGCAAAGGAACTGTTGGAATGCCTGTGGGTGAAGTTCAACAATCACCCGGCGCCACCCAAGGTCGGTGTCACCGCCGAGGAGAGCGGCACCTACACCGATTTTGCAAATATCAACATCGGCGGCGTTCGTCCGGACGGGACCGATGCGGTCAACGATGTTTCCTACCTGTTGTTGGAGGTCATCGACGAGATGCACCTCCTGCAGCCGTCCAATAACATCCAGCTCTCGCGGAAGAATCCGGAGCGTTTCCTCGAGGCTGGCCTCGAGGTGATTCGTAAGGGTTACGGGTTCCCGTCGATATTCAACTCCGATGCGGTGGTCGAGGAGATGGTGCGGCAGGGCAAGACGGCCGAGGATGCGAGGGAAGGCGGCACCTCCGGCTGCGTCGAAACGGGCGCGTTCGGCAAGGAGGCGTTCATCCTGACCGGCTATTTCAATCTGCCGAAGATGCTGGAGCTCGCGCTCCACAACGGAGTCGACCCGCGGACCGGGAAAAGACTCGGACCAGAGACCGGGGACCCGCGAGGTTTTTCATCGTTCGATGAAGTCTTTGACGCGTGGCGGACTCAGGTCAGGCATTTCATCGACGTCAAATATCGCGGCAACCTGATTTTCGAACAGATGTTTGCTGACTGGGCGCAGGCGCCGTTCTTGAGCGTGCTCACCGACGACTGCATCTCGAACGGGCGTGATTACAACGCCGGAGGCGCCCGCTACAACACGAGCTACATTCAGGGTGTCGGCATTGGCAGCCTGACTGACAGCTTCTCGGTCCTCCAGCACCACGTCTTCGATTCGGAGTCGTTGGGCATGGCCGAAGTCTTGGAGGCAATCGACAACGATTTCGAAGGTCGAGAGATCCTGCGACAACGTCTTCTCAACAAGACACCGCGCTACGGCAACGATGACGATCGCGCGGACGAGATCATGGTGCGGTGTTTCGAGGCCTATCACGATGTGGTCGAGGGACGGCCCAACCTGCGGGGCGGTGAGTACCACATCAACATGCTGCCGACGACCTGCCATGTCTACTTTGGCGCAGTCATGGGCGCCATGCCGGACGGACGCCGCGCCGGCCAGCCCCTGTCGGAGGGAATTTCACCGGTCCAGGGAGCGGACCGGAAGGGTCCGACCGCAGTCTTCAGGTCTGCGGCCAAGATGGACCACCTCGAGACGGGCGGCACCCTCCTCAACATGAAGTTCTCGCCGCGGCTCCTCGAGGGTCCGAGCGGCATTGCCATGCTCGCGGGTTTGGTGCGGGGATATTTCGGGATGGACAGCCACCACGTGCAGTTCAACATAGTCACTGCCGAGACCCTGCGTGAAGCCCAGGCCGATCCCTCGAGTCATCGCGATTTGATCGTCCGTGTCGCCGGCTACTCGGACTACTTCTGCGATGTCTCTCGCGAGCTCCAGAACGAGATCATCGAACGGACTGAACACGACGGATTTTGAATCGAGCTCGGAATTCGGAATGCCGCTCGCACACGCATTTCGAATTTCGGATTTCGGATTTCCCTCCCACCCCCTCGGACTCTCAATACCCTGGGAGGATGCGCGGGAATTCAAAATTCAGAATTCAAAATTCAGAATTTGTTAACGTTCGTGCTAGCGTGACCACATGCGTCCGGTTGCGCTGCTTACCGACTTCGGTATCGAGGATCATTACGTCGGTGTGCTGCATGCAGTGCTCGAACGAGAGGCGCCAGGAATTGTCCGCATAGACCTCGGTCACAGCCTCGAGGCGGGTGACATCTTTGGAGCGTGCTTCCAGCTCAAATGTGCCTGGCCCCACCTCCCGGGCGACTGCGTCGTGATGGCCATCGTCGACCCCGGTGTGGGGACGAACCGGCGGGTGGTGGTCGTCACGGTGGGCTCACGATCCATCCTGGCGCCCGATAACGGGCTCGCCGACGCGATCCCCGGAGCGATCTCTGCGATCGATCTCGATTGGCGGAATGCGGGCCTGACCGAGCCGTCAAAGACCTTCCATGGGCGCGACCTCTTTGCCCCGGCAGCCGCCCGGCTTGCGAACGGTGGCATGGCGCGGGAGCTCGGCGAGGAGATCGCCCTGGATTCCCTCGTGCAGTGCCCGTTGCCG is drawn from Acidobacteriota bacterium and contains these coding sequences:
- a CDS encoding glycyl-radical enzyme activating protein, with protein sequence MAMIAFSAVVERGIGKIFNIQRCSVHDGPGIRTTVFLKGCPLACSWCHNPEGIDDASVLMISEERCIGCRACVEVCPIESGGAAPAGEAWESELCTRCGSCVGVCPAEAREIAGRGITVGELLNEIERDRPFYDASGGGVTFSGGEPLAQPEFLEECLRECGRRGFHTAVDTCGLAPQKTLLEVAQLAGLVLYDLKHMDPERHRAETGVENRLILDNLLAMSETDVEIWIRLPLIPGFNDDRANVARTGEFLEDLPRRHPVIVLPYHNTALGKRKRLQEPIGECSLRVPAEETLDAVVEALSQYRLDVTVGVRP
- a CDS encoding glycyl radical protein, producing MKDRVRTLRQRSLDTHPSVSIERAVLLTDFYRENIGRYPQVVLRARAFHHLCVNKTIYIGDDELIVGERGCAPKATPTYPEITCHSGEDLRILDSRSLTSYSVADEDIERYERDVIPFWRGRSLRDRIFNLLPDEWHEAFAAGVFTEFMEQRAPGHTVGDGKIFEKGMLDFKSEIARATAALDIASDPEALKKRDQLEAMDIVADAIILFAERHAEKAEAIASAEEDPQRCAELQRIAEICRRVPAHAPRDFWEALQAYWFVHLGVITELNGWDAYNPGHLDQHLEPFYSTGIDDGTLDRETAKELLECLWVKFNNHPAPPKVGVTAEESGTYTDFANINIGGVRPDGTDAVNDVSYLLLEVIDEMHLLQPSNNIQLSRKNPERFLEAGLEVIRKGYGFPSIFNSDAVVEEMVRQGKTAEDAREGGTSGCVETGAFGKEAFILTGYFNLPKMLELALHNGVDPRTGKRLGPETGDPRGFSSFDEVFDAWRTQVRHFIDVKYRGNLIFEQMFADWAQAPFLSVLTDDCISNGRDYNAGGARYNTSYIQGVGIGSLTDSFSVLQHHVFDSESLGMAEVLEAIDNDFEGREILRQRLLNKTPRYGNDDDRADEIMVRCFEAYHDVVEGRPNLRGGEYHINMLPTTCHVYFGAVMGAMPDGRRAGQPLSEGISPVQGADRKGPTAVFRSAAKMDHLETGGTLLNMKFSPRLLEGPSGIAMLAGLVRGYFGMDSHHVQFNIVTAETLREAQADPSSHRDLIVRVAGYSDYFCDVSRELQNEIIERTEHDGF
- a CDS encoding SAM-dependent chlorinase/fluorinase gives rise to the protein MRPVALLTDFGIEDHYVGVLHAVLEREAPGIVRIDLGHSLEAGDIFGACFQLKCAWPHLPGDCVVMAIVDPGVGTNRRVVVVTVGSRSILAPDNGLADAIPGAISAIDLDWRNAGLTEPSKTFHGRDLFAPAAARLANGGMARELGEEIALDSLVQCPLPAPAVTAAGVEGVILHVDRFGNLVTNVHGADAPKIIAAGWPAGQASRRVDTYGEAGPEEVVILEGSSGYLELAVSCGSAADATGLERGDSVLFTTCEG